A genomic region of Leptolyngbya sp. NIES-2104 contains the following coding sequences:
- a CDS encoding inorganic phosphate transporter — protein sequence MYIALLFLATLFLAFSNGANDNFKGVATLFGSQTTRYKTAIAWATITTFAGSVCSIFLASALVKSFSGKGLVPDAIANGTDFHLAIALATGITVILATQLGFPISTTHALTGSLVGAGLVAIGTQVNFTALQKSFILPLLLSPILAIPLAVIVYSTAHFLRVRLGIEKENCVCVGEPVMQFAATDMRVSAPELATGSVESCNQRYQGRVWGVQNQRLIDAAHFLSAGVVSFARGLNDTPKIVPLLIGIQAISMQGGAIAIAILMAIGGLLNARKVAETMSKRITAMNAGQGFSANLITGILVIAASRFGLPVSTTHVSVGSIFGVGLVSRQANGRVFLQILLSWVLTLPIAALLSALFYWMLHR from the coding sequence GTGTACATTGCTCTCCTTTTTCTCGCAACGCTATTTCTAGCTTTCTCGAATGGAGCGAATGATAATTTCAAAGGCGTTGCCACCTTATTCGGCAGTCAAACAACTCGCTATAAAACCGCGATCGCTTGGGCAACGATTACAACTTTTGCAGGCTCTGTCTGTTCGATATTTCTCGCGTCGGCATTAGTCAAAAGCTTCTCAGGTAAAGGATTAGTTCCAGATGCGATCGCGAATGGTACAGATTTTCATTTAGCGATCGCGCTTGCAACCGGAATCACCGTGATTTTGGCAACGCAATTAGGCTTTCCGATTTCAACCACTCACGCGCTCACGGGTTCGCTCGTTGGTGCAGGACTGGTTGCGATCGGGACTCAGGTCAATTTTACAGCGTTGCAAAAATCATTCATCTTACCGTTGCTGCTAAGTCCAATTTTAGCGATTCCATTAGCGGTAATTGTTTACAGTACAGCGCATTTTCTTCGAGTTCGGCTTGGGATTGAAAAAGAGAATTGCGTTTGTGTTGGAGAACCTGTAATGCAGTTTGCAGCTACAGATATGAGGGTCAGTGCTCCAGAGCTTGCGACAGGAAGCGTTGAAAGCTGTAATCAACGGTATCAGGGTCGAGTTTGGGGCGTTCAGAACCAGCGCTTGATTGATGCGGCTCACTTTCTCAGTGCTGGAGTCGTTAGCTTTGCGAGAGGCTTGAATGATACGCCAAAAATTGTGCCGTTGTTAATTGGAATTCAAGCGATTTCGATGCAAGGGGGCGCAATCGCGATCGCAATCCTCATGGCGATCGGTGGATTGCTCAATGCTCGGAAAGTCGCAGAAACGATGAGTAAACGCATCACTGCGATGAACGCTGGACAAGGCTTTAGCGCAAACTTAATTACCGGAATTCTAGTGATTGCTGCAAGTCGATTTGGTTTGCCTGTTTCGACAACACATGTTTCAGTTGGCTCAATTTTTGGAGTTGGATTAGTCTCTCGACAGGCAAACGGTCGAGTGTTCCTTCAAATTCTATTGTCTTGGGTGTTAACGTTACCGATCGCAGCTTTACTCAGCGCTTTGTTCTACTGGATGCTGCATCGCTAA
- a CDS encoding ABC transporter permease produces MDAAQFIPIFATAIATSTPLVFATLGETITERAGVINLSAEGTILMGAMTGFAIAKTLEATGTVPSLVLGFAGAGLVGAAIALIVAFGALTLKQSQVAIGFVLALLGASLSSFLGNAFVRIPGPTVPSFRIPLLQDIPVIGRLFFQSDWLVYLSYFAIAFVWIYFYRTRAGLMLRAIGEQPNAAFARGTNVVLMRYLYTLIGGAMMGIAGAAFSLNFKAGWSQLHTAGYGWIALAIVIFGGWNPLRVAISCYLFGILQSLAGVAQSTIPDVPTQVFTVAPFLLMILLLVLTSSDWLERVLKLLPSPIDGAASEMIRSTPPAALGKVFEQD; encoded by the coding sequence ATGGACGCGGCTCAATTCATTCCGATTTTTGCAACGGCGATCGCGACTTCTACCCCGCTTGTATTCGCCACTTTGGGAGAAACGATCACCGAACGCGCAGGCGTGATCAATCTCTCAGCGGAAGGCACGATTTTGATGGGAGCGATGACGGGATTCGCGATCGCGAAAACGCTCGAAGCGACTGGAACCGTTCCGAGTTTGGTGTTGGGATTTGCTGGAGCGGGATTAGTCGGAGCTGCGATTGCTTTGATCGTGGCGTTCGGAGCGTTGACGCTGAAACAGTCTCAGGTCGCGATCGGGTTTGTGTTGGCATTGTTGGGGGCGAGTTTGTCGTCGTTTCTCGGAAATGCGTTTGTGAGAATTCCGGGTCCGACGGTTCCGAGCTTTAGAATTCCGCTACTGCAAGACATTCCGGTGATTGGGCGATTGTTTTTTCAAAGTGATTGGCTCGTGTATTTGAGTTATTTCGCGATCGCGTTTGTCTGGATTTATTTCTACCGGACTCGTGCAGGATTGATGTTAAGAGCGATCGGAGAACAACCGAATGCCGCCTTTGCGAGAGGAACGAATGTTGTCTTGATGCGATACCTCTATACGCTGATTGGAGGCGCGATGATGGGAATTGCGGGTGCAGCATTTTCGCTGAACTTTAAAGCAGGCTGGAGTCAGTTACACACAGCGGGATATGGATGGATTGCATTAGCGATCGTCATTTTCGGCGGTTGGAATCCATTGAGGGTTGCGATTAGCTGCTATCTATTTGGAATTCTGCAATCTCTAGCGGGGGTCGCTCAAAGTACAATTCCTGATGTTCCGACTCAAGTGTTTACTGTCGCTCCGTTTCTATTGATGATTTTGTTGTTAGTGTTGACTTCGAGCGATTGGTTAGAGCGGGTATTAAAACTGTTACCTTCCCCGATCGACGGTGCGGCTTCTGAGATGATTCGCAGTACACCGCCCGCCGCGTTAGGAAAAGTATTCGAGCAAGATTAG
- a CDS encoding pre-peptidase C-terminal domain-containing protein, with the protein MNFNPTESVRSITPSATPQVFTGTVSLVDPFDLYQLQTSATNYIQLSLTGLSSNANIELIQERNNNYSIDANEILARSTNGNAISEIVNSILLPGTYFIRVSTNDSASTDYRLSATALSYATTNIVWQHSQTGSNVTWEMAGTTPVSASSLPQVADPNWQIAGSVDFNQDRSSDYLWRHSQSGENLIWLMDDTTSTVKGIRFLPQVPDRTWKMTGLADFDADGSADVLWRNTQSGENVLWLMSDGRVISGKFLPQVSDVNWQIAGAKDFDRNGSADIVWRNTRSGENLLWLMNRAVVVTSAFLPQLPDRTWEIAGIEDFDLDSFPDLLWRNTVTGGNVIWLTEGTVVESAVTLASVPDPNWRIVATTRRSDQPPAIDGVGNTRPTAFNIGTLNTTATFSEQLSFDDDQDVYQFRLENPSSLSITLTRLMSDATVQLLDVNGTVVALSTPTPQPTINQQLDAGTYYLRVSQTSQTPAYYYLTLMAFPYSISQYDFTYYYNGQDTTADYYSGTITTYTGTFIVEEWFDPRTSLNEIGANGRYLITRSRREASIADLDRVVIHHYYDSETAILLKSNGMITDRGGLGTEVGWLEERINSHIFGGDFLEADLRSHLSVRVQESLRQGILADITWTDALDENIRVELFKGDVFQSTIADATPSDGLLSWMPTSSFAIASDYQIRISSVLDSNIFTFSNSFAITSPGSIHVTSPNQGGLFHLGTIREITWSDDIPEDVMIELYKGNQFQMTIAALTESDGRYLWNIPTNLIDGTDYRIWILSVSNLYVWDSSDSPFTIRALGDPGNTLSNLDD; encoded by the coding sequence GTGAACTTCAACCCAACCGAGTCTGTCCGCTCAATCACCCCCAGCGCAACTCCTCAAGTTTTCACTGGAACTGTTAGTTTAGTTGACCCATTTGATCTGTATCAATTGCAAACCAGTGCCACAAATTATATTCAACTTTCACTGACTGGATTAAGCAGCAACGCTAACATCGAATTGATTCAGGAGCGCAACAACAATTACAGCATTGATGCCAACGAAATCCTAGCCCGATCAACGAACGGGAACGCAATCTCAGAAATTGTTAATTCCATCCTCCTACCAGGAACCTACTTTATTCGGGTCAGCACCAATGATAGTGCAAGCACTGATTATCGTCTGAGTGCAACTGCGCTCAGCTACGCCACCACAAACATTGTGTGGCAACATTCCCAAACCGGGAGCAATGTGACCTGGGAAATGGCAGGAACAACGCCAGTGTCTGCCTCTTCGTTGCCTCAAGTCGCTGATCCAAACTGGCAAATTGCTGGCAGCGTCGATTTCAACCAAGATCGATCTAGCGATTATCTGTGGCGACACAGTCAGAGCGGCGAAAATCTAATTTGGCTGATGGATGACACAACCTCGACGGTGAAAGGCATACGTTTCTTGCCTCAAGTCCCCGATCGCACTTGGAAGATGACCGGACTTGCCGATTTTGACGCGGATGGCTCTGCGGATGTGCTTTGGCGCAATACTCAGAGCGGCGAAAATGTGCTCTGGCTAATGTCAGATGGGCGAGTTATATCTGGTAAGTTTCTGCCCCAAGTTTCCGATGTCAACTGGCAAATTGCAGGCGCAAAAGATTTCGATCGTAACGGTAGCGCTGATATTGTCTGGCGCAACACCCGTTCTGGCGAAAACTTACTCTGGTTGATGAATCGCGCTGTGGTTGTCACTTCCGCTTTCTTACCACAACTTCCCGATCGCACTTGGGAGATCGCTGGGATTGAAGACTTCGACCTCGATAGTTTTCCGGATCTTCTTTGGCGCAACACGGTGACAGGTGGAAATGTCATCTGGTTGACTGAAGGCACTGTAGTCGAATCTGCGGTGACTCTCGCCTCAGTTCCAGACCCAAACTGGCGAATTGTAGCCACAACTCGTCGGAGTGACCAACCACCCGCGATCGATGGTGTTGGAAATACTCGACCAACCGCCTTTAACATCGGAACGCTGAACACAACCGCAACATTTAGTGAACAACTCAGTTTCGATGATGATCAAGACGTTTATCAGTTTAGGCTCGAAAATCCGTCATCGCTTTCAATCACGCTGACCCGATTGATGAGTGATGCAACAGTACAGCTTTTGGATGTCAATGGAACGGTTGTCGCTTTGTCCACACCGACTCCTCAACCCACGATCAACCAACAGCTAGACGCAGGAACTTATTATCTTCGCGTCTCTCAAACCTCGCAGACTCCAGCTTATTACTACTTAACGCTCATGGCGTTTCCGTACTCGATCTCGCAGTACGATTTCACTTATTACTACAACGGTCAAGATACAACCGCAGACTATTACAGCGGCACAATTACTACCTACACGGGCACATTCATTGTTGAAGAATGGTTTGACCCCAGAACCAGCTTGAATGAGATCGGTGCAAACGGTCGTTATTTGATCACGAGAAGTCGGAGAGAGGCATCGATCGCAGATTTAGATCGCGTCGTGATTCATCACTACTACGATTCAGAGACGGCAATCCTGCTCAAATCGAATGGCATGATCACTGATCGGGGAGGGCTTGGTACTGAAGTAGGATGGCTCGAAGAGCGCATTAATTCGCACATATTCGGCGGAGACTTCCTTGAGGCAGACTTGCGATCGCACCTTTCTGTCCGCGTTCAAGAGTCGCTACGTCAAGGCATCCTGGCTGACATTACCTGGACTGACGCGCTCGATGAAAATATCAGAGTTGAGTTGTTTAAAGGTGACGTGTTTCAAAGCACGATCGCAGATGCAACTCCAAGCGATGGACTCTTGAGTTGGATGCCGACTTCATCTTTCGCGATCGCAAGCGATTATCAGATCCGCATCAGCAGTGTTCTAGACAGCAACATATTTACGTTCAGTAATTCGTTTGCAATCACTAGCCCTGGCTCAATTCATGTGACATCACCAAACCAAGGCGGACTGTTTCACCTGGGAACGATTCGAGAAATTACTTGGAGCGATGACATTCCTGAAGATGTGATGATCGAACTCTACAAAGGCAATCAGTTTCAAATGACGATCGCCGCTTTAACCGAAAGCGATGGTAGGTATTTGTGGAACATTCCAACAAACTTGATCGATGGAACAGACTATCGGATTTGGATTCTGAGTGTGAGTAATCTTTATGTTTGGGATTCGAGCGATTCACCCTTTACGATTCGAGCGTTGGGCGATCCAGGGAATACCTTGTCAAATCTCGACGATTAG
- a CDS encoding filamentous hemagglutinin N-terminal domain-containing protein — protein MKSIVGVPLITILLYCSAVQAQPIVPDRSLNTTVNSSDGRNFTITNGTAASSNLFHSFQEFSVPTGGSATFDLINTPNIKTIFNRVTGSNISNIDGLIQTVNQSQSVNLFLLNPNGILFGSNAQLNVSGSFIGTTANTIHFEDGTQFNADQSPLLTMSAPVGLQFGQSSSSITVQGTGHRLTSQNPVFAPYLPTQPHDGLAARSITLIGHSVSLNNAILTAPEGHIEVGGVQQGFVGLTPGGLNYDRVSSFGDVTLTGRSLIDVNGINAGSIQVAGRHINLSDGSVLWVQNRGSQTAGDIRVTASQSLTLSGTNPTFTIRSAIVNETLGSGANGNIYIAAPQLTVQSGSAIFARNYGVTTGGNLNINAGQLEIVGYSAIAPDLFSIMGSFSFFTGNAGAVSVSAQQLSVRDGAYLGSTTLGVGRSGTLTINADTVEVRGVTAAFVPSSIAVSTIGLGGDAGDLVLNTRRLTLRDSGTIASSSIGVGSAGNAIVNATELIDIEGGITGLYRSAIASSVDVALPSLQRLFGLPTIPQGNAGSVIVNTPVLRVANNGAITVFNAGIGDAGTLTINAGKILLEQGGGLSALTAQGNGGNIAVEAQVLKLRQGSGITATALGRGDGGNIRLNVPVIVGLENSDIIANAIDGRGGSINITTQAILGLNYRNQLTPESDITASSQFGVAGTVQISTPDINPNSGLIQLPNSVINPNQHLANGCATNGESRFVITGRGGLPANPLEQIESYSVWADLRDLAVQNKTAPAIAAQSPIIEATTWYRDTTGKIVLSAGQPSQPAIAPCAVSDQS, from the coding sequence ATGAAATCGATCGTAGGTGTGCCGCTTATCACAATTTTGCTTTACTGCTCAGCCGTTCAAGCTCAACCGATCGTTCCCGATCGCTCTCTCAATACAACGGTAAACAGTTCTGACGGGCGCAACTTCACCATCACAAACGGAACCGCCGCAAGCTCGAATTTATTCCATAGCTTCCAAGAGTTTTCAGTTCCAACAGGCGGATCAGCAACGTTCGATCTAATCAATACCCCCAATATTAAAACTATCTTTAATCGCGTCACAGGCAGCAATATTTCTAACATCGACGGTTTGATTCAAACGGTGAATCAGTCTCAGTCTGTCAATCTCTTCCTGCTAAATCCGAATGGAATTTTGTTCGGCTCCAATGCTCAGCTTAATGTGAGTGGTTCTTTCATCGGCACAACCGCAAACACGATTCACTTTGAAGACGGTACTCAGTTCAATGCAGATCAATCGCCACTATTAACCATGAGTGCGCCAGTCGGGTTACAGTTCGGACAATCCTCAAGCTCAATTACAGTTCAGGGAACTGGACACCGCTTAACTAGCCAAAATCCAGTCTTTGCGCCTTATCTTCCCACTCAACCGCACGACGGACTTGCTGCACGATCGATAACGCTCATCGGTCATTCTGTCAGCTTAAACAATGCAATTCTCACCGCACCCGAAGGACACATCGAAGTAGGAGGAGTACAGCAAGGCTTCGTTGGACTGACTCCAGGTGGATTGAACTACGATCGCGTTTCTAGCTTCGGGGATGTCACGCTAACAGGTCGATCGCTAATCGATGTCAATGGCATCAATGCAGGCTCAATTCAAGTCGCTGGACGGCACATCAATCTAAGCGATGGTTCTGTGCTCTGGGTGCAAAATCGCGGCTCTCAAACTGCGGGTGATATCCGTGTCACCGCTTCGCAATCCCTCACCCTGAGCGGCACAAATCCGACTTTTACCATCCGCAGCGCGATCGTCAACGAAACCCTTGGCTCTGGGGCAAACGGCAACATTTACATCGCGGCTCCACAACTGACCGTACAATCTGGCAGTGCAATCTTTGCGCGAAACTATGGCGTAACGACCGGCGGCAACCTCAATATCAATGCTGGACAGCTAGAAATTGTGGGCTATTCAGCGATCGCGCCCGATTTGTTCAGCATTATGGGATCGTTTTCTTTCTTCACGGGTAATGCTGGAGCAGTTAGCGTCTCAGCCCAACAGCTTTCAGTGCGGGATGGGGCATATCTGGGAAGTACCACTCTAGGAGTCGGCAGGAGCGGAACTCTAACCATCAACGCTGACACGGTTGAAGTCCGGGGAGTTACTGCCGCATTTGTTCCAAGTTCAATTGCAGTGAGCACGATCGGATTAGGCGGCGATGCTGGTGATTTAGTTCTCAATACTCGACGGCTGACACTGCGCGACAGTGGAACCATCGCTTCTTCAAGTATTGGAGTGGGTTCCGCCGGAAATGCGATCGTGAATGCGACTGAATTGATCGACATCGAAGGTGGCATTACTGGACTGTATCGAAGCGCGATCGCATCTTCAGTTGATGTTGCGCTTCCAAGCCTTCAGCGTCTCTTCGGACTCCCGACAATCCCTCAAGGCAATGCAGGAAGTGTTATCGTCAACACGCCAGTACTGAGAGTAGCCAATAACGGTGCAATTACAGTTTTTAATGCTGGAATCGGCGACGCTGGAACACTAACGATTAATGCAGGAAAGATTCTACTCGAACAAGGTGGAGGATTATCGGCTCTCACCGCGCAAGGTAACGGTGGCAATATTGCAGTTGAAGCTCAGGTGTTAAAGTTGAGACAGGGAAGCGGCATTACAGCAACTGCCTTGGGTCGCGGGGATGGCGGCAATATTCGATTAAATGTTCCTGTGATTGTGGGACTAGAGAACAGCGATATTATTGCAAATGCGATCGACGGTCGTGGCGGTAGCATTAACATCACAACTCAGGCAATTCTGGGATTGAACTATCGCAATCAATTGACTCCAGAAAGTGATATTACTGCAAGTTCACAGTTTGGCGTGGCTGGAACTGTACAAATCAGTACACCAGATATCAATCCCAACTCTGGTTTGATTCAGCTTCCCAACAGTGTGATTAATCCAAATCAGCACCTTGCAAATGGCTGTGCAACAAATGGAGAGAGCCGATTTGTGATCACAGGGCGGGGTGGACTACCTGCGAATCCTCTAGAACAAATTGAGTCGTATTCTGTTTGGGCGGATTTGCGCGATTTGGCGGTTCAGAACAAGACAGCACCTGCGATCGCGGCTCAATCTCCAATCATTGAAGCAACGACTTGGTATCGCGATACAACTGGGAAAATTGTGCTATCAGCGGGTCAACCGTCTCAACCTGCGATCGCACCTTGTGCAGTTTCTGATCAATCTTGA
- a CDS encoding Uma2 family endonuclease, which translates to MPARWLEEIRAIEQAFSFGVFLMSPKLFTPEEYLDLEADAEFRSHYDAGIITPKSGGTVNHNLICGNCCCLLNLALRGQAYKVFAIDIKVWIPKFRKFRYPNLIVISSEPEFYKHYKTAITNPLVIIEVLSDSTFDRENKFKLYQSIPTFQEYLLIDQNQIAIDHFYKTQPKQWQIDQFDEQDTEIKLRSINVTLAIADLYNQVQLS; encoded by the coding sequence ATGCCTGCTAGGTGGCTTGAGGAAATTCGAGCGATCGAGCAGGCATTCTCTTTCGGAGTATTTTTGATGTCTCCAAAGCTTTTCACACCTGAAGAATACTTAGATTTGGAAGCAGATGCGGAATTCAGAAGTCATTATGATGCTGGAATTATTACGCCTAAGTCAGGTGGAACTGTCAACCATAATCTTATTTGTGGGAATTGCTGTTGTCTTTTGAATCTGGCACTGAGAGGACAAGCTTACAAAGTTTTTGCGATCGACATCAAAGTCTGGATTCCAAAGTTTAGAAAATTCCGATATCCAAATTTGATCGTGATTTCTAGTGAACCAGAGTTCTACAAGCACTACAAAACCGCAATTACAAATCCACTCGTCATCATAGAAGTTTTATCAGACTCGACATTCGATCGAGAAAACAAATTCAAGCTCTACCAATCGATTCCAACCTTTCAGGAATATCTCTTAATTGATCAGAACCAGATTGCGATCGATCATTTCTACAAAACCCAACCGAAACAGTGGCAGATCGATCAATTTGATGAGCAAGACACAGAAATAAAGCTGCGATCGATCAATGTGACTTTAGCGATCGCAGACCTCTACAATCAGGTGCAACTTAGCTAA
- a CDS encoding helix-turn-helix transcriptional regulator, whose product MNETKKNLIELGFHALSDPLRLKVIDLLRKQELCVCEICDVLGVTQSKLSFHLKTLKEAELIRGRQEGRWIYYSLNLSQFVKLEQYLAEFRRFSEIQPARSCCD is encoded by the coding sequence ATGAATGAAACTAAGAAAAATTTAATCGAGCTAGGATTTCACGCGCTGTCTGATCCTCTACGGCTCAAAGTAATCGACTTGTTGAGGAAACAGGAACTCTGCGTGTGTGAAATTTGTGATGTACTTGGAGTGACACAATCTAAGCTTTCTTTTCATCTCAAAACGTTGAAGGAGGCGGAACTGATTCGCGGTCGTCAAGAAGGACGCTGGATTTATTACAGTCTTAACCTGTCTCAGTTTGTCAAATTAGAGCAGTACCTTGCTGAATTCCGACGGTTTAGCGAGATTCAGCCTGCTCGATCGTGCTGCGATTAA